The following are encoded in a window of Perca flavescens isolate YP-PL-M2 chromosome 24, PFLA_1.0, whole genome shotgun sequence genomic DNA:
- the LOC114551238 gene encoding adhesion G-protein coupled receptor G7-like produces MICEQGRTEEDLLAFIITFLSGVTNKDGNDNERVENETNGVLDSDEHVAAEDDSSRGCSAVTALLHFFLLATFMWNSVYATQEVLLFRKIHHKLPPYWTPLSATIGWGVPAVVMAITLGITYSMDNPLGYRQEEFCWLAALDKSKNFDYGKPMFWGFVLPIGLILIYNVVLLVLVSRYDNSFKSIRKLLNTFSLAVLLGLSWTLGYLVLVTEGTAHEVLSYLFCIGTTTQGLLIFVLFTAIKPSFRGRVLRSVRTISSVNIQLKQFKYSLQRDWTSSNESYRVRID; encoded by the exons ATGATCTGTGAACAGGGGCGAACGGAAGAAGA CCTGCTGGCCTTCATCATCACCTTCCTCTCCGGCGTCACAAACAAAGATGGCAACGACAATGAGAGGGTTGAAAATGAGACCAATGGCGTCCTGGACTCTGACGAACACGTGGCGGCGGAGGATGACAGCAGCAGAGGATGTTCGGCGGTGACGGCGCTGCTTCACTTCTTCCTGTTAGCTACCTTCATGTGGAACAGCGTGTACGCCACGCAGGAGGTGCTGCTCTTTCGCAAGATACACCACAAGCTGCCGCCATACTGGACGCCGCTCAGCGCCACCATAGGATGGG gAGTCCCAGCTGTTGTCATGGCGATCACACTGGGAATCACCTACAGCATGGACAACCCTCTGGGATATAGACAGGAGGAATT TTGCTGGCTGGCAGCGCTGGATAAATCCAAAAACTTTGACTATGGGAAGCCAATGTTTTGGGGTTTCGTGCTTCCTATCGGTTTGATTCTGATCTACAACGTCGTCCTGTTGGTTCTGGTCTCTCGGTACGACAACTCCTTCAAGAG CATCAGGAAGTTACTGAACACTTTCTCTCTGGCTGTGTTACTCGGTCTGTCCTGGACTCTGGGTTACCTGGTGCTGGTTACCGAGGGAACTGCCCACGAGGTGCTCAGCTACCTCTTCTGCATCGGCACCACCACACAG GGGCTCCTTATATTCGTCCTGTTCACCGCCATTAAGCCAAGCTTCAGAGGCCGCGTGTTGCGATCCGTTCGGACCATCTCATCTGTCAACATCCAACTCAAACAGTTTAAATATAGTCTGCAGAGAGACTGGACCAGCTCTAACGAGTCCTACAGAGTCCGGATAGACTAA